From the Elusimicrobiales bacterium genome, the window CGCCGGATGCAGGCTGGACGAGGCTGCGCGGAAAAGCGAGAAATAATGCCGGACAAAATTATCCGCGCGCGCCTCACTGCGCGAAAGGATAATTTTGTGAAGGCGGTATAAAGCGATCTTTCGCCGAATCCCGCAATCCAACTGAAACATTCAGGCTAAAACAAGGCTATTGCGCGGACATCTCCAAATCGCCGGACATGGAGGTTATGTTCACCCTCAGCCCCTTGCCGCCGGCGGAGGGAAATCTCGCGCCGGTCCTCATGCCTTTCCGCGAAAGAAACGACAGGTCCATTTTAGTCCCGGCGGGGAAAAACAGCCCGACATCGCCGTTTATCGTGCTAAGGGAAATTTCGCCGGACGGAGGTGCTTTCGGCCAGTGCAGGTTTATGGCGCCGCTGTCGGTGTTCACATCCGCCGTGCCGTAAAGCGAGCCGGACACATTGCCCGACACGGTCTCCGCTTTCAGCTGCCCCGCCAGCCCGGACACCCGCATGTTCCCGGAAACTGTGCTGAGTTTTGCGCCGCCGGCGACGTTTTCCGCCTCTATGCCGCCGGATGCGGTATTGACCGCCAGGCCCTGCGCCGCGCCGCGAACCGAAACCGGGCCGGATACCGTGGCTATTCCCACCGGCCCCCCTGCGGATATAACCGTTATGCTGCCGGACACGGTTCCTATTTTCATTTCC encodes:
- a CDS encoding DUF4097 family beta strand repeat-containing protein encodes the protein MNKSVFILLAFACCAVSVRAEVTNVSREFPAKDVESMVISAVSGDVDFKPADGPVRIYVARFDSEKCSLETVVSSGQLTATLRPAERARKNGEDDCSAGMAVSAPAAVKLDISAVSGNVSANSARQEMKIGTVSGSITVISAGGPVGIATVSGPVSVRGAAQGLAVNTASGGIEAENVAGGAKLSTVSGNMRVSGLAGQLKAETVSGNVSGSLYGTADVNTDSGAINLHWPKAPPSGEISLSTINGDVGLFFPAGTKMDLSFLSRKGMRTGARFPSAGGKGLRVNITSMSGDLEMSAQ